A stretch of Paludisphaera borealis DNA encodes these proteins:
- a CDS encoding RNA polymerase sigma factor, translating into MTQVSGSRQGDYHQAIERLFHEGTVSGLSEVQLLERFAARRDEAAFEALVERHGPMVLGVCRRFLRDPNDVDDAFQAVFLVLVRRAGDIRRKDLLGNWLYGVACRVAVRARSMAVRRPATTISETDGDQIAVDLRRPTSREADESRSWLHEEVERLPRRYRQPVVACYFEGRTHEEAATLLGCPLGTVKGRLSRARDLLRKRLERRGLAVPAVALAAQLASPDLRAAVPVPLASATVRSGLALATGSAVMTTSAISLSVRTLTEGVLHAMVVTHIKAVALPMIVVAAGVLAAGASVAARQNADGKPVPKAAVAQTAPGAEKPTEKATETAPESEALTVADRDFTHRLEAQGRAYRGLQERLQSDLSGVRTDAAKDKARILYRARVEAMIRNIEKEEPASKAGRDLKTAFLGFLNKGLDTKVAERDPNRGFGAPPVFPGFQEIGQSYIVSLNKLLGDLAALRAPDEQAMARDLHRERLAALAESTSEPGSPQRDLYRAYLAFRQQVDDNPQTLQFVASERPPTATKKAKAEPPKSAAPANTQQAEQAPAPKVAQGGGFGGGGIGGPTPEEIRQEVAGLSATLAKFDENPKNKAMLEALDQPITLRTTEKSTLGDVLKQIKNSARVADGKKLPVYVDPIGIEEAGASLSSPVAIDLEDVPLRFSLRLTLKQLGLAYCVRDGVLIISSLEGVQQELKEAESELMSLHPDKVLYGPNGRRWYTDGMGVMGGMGGGMR; encoded by the coding sequence ATGACGCAGGTATCGGGCTCTCGGCAGGGCGATTACCATCAAGCGATCGAGCGGCTGTTCCACGAGGGCACGGTCTCCGGGCTCTCCGAGGTTCAGCTTCTGGAGCGGTTCGCCGCGCGGCGCGACGAGGCGGCCTTCGAGGCGCTCGTCGAGCGGCACGGGCCGATGGTTTTGGGGGTCTGCCGCCGATTCTTGCGCGATCCCAACGACGTCGACGACGCCTTCCAAGCCGTGTTCCTGGTCCTGGTCCGGAGGGCGGGCGACATCCGCCGAAAGGACCTGCTGGGCAACTGGCTTTACGGCGTCGCCTGCCGCGTGGCGGTCCGGGCGCGTTCCATGGCGGTCCGGCGACCGGCGACGACGATCTCGGAGACCGACGGCGACCAGATCGCCGTGGACCTCCGTCGCCCGACGAGTCGTGAGGCGGACGAGAGCCGAAGCTGGCTTCACGAGGAAGTCGAGCGGCTCCCCCGCCGCTACCGACAGCCGGTCGTCGCCTGCTACTTCGAGGGCCGCACCCACGAGGAAGCGGCGACGCTCCTCGGCTGCCCGCTGGGCACGGTCAAGGGCCGGCTCTCCCGCGCCCGTGACCTGCTCCGCAAGCGGCTGGAGCGTCGCGGCCTGGCGGTCCCGGCCGTCGCCCTGGCGGCGCAGCTCGCTTCGCCCGACCTCCGCGCGGCGGTCCCCGTTCCGCTCGCATCGGCAACCGTCCGCTCCGGCCTCGCCCTGGCGACTGGTTCGGCCGTGATGACCACCTCGGCGATTTCCCTCTCCGTCCGCACGCTTACCGAAGGAGTGCTCCACGCCATGGTCGTCACCCACATCAAGGCCGTCGCCCTACCTATGATCGTCGTCGCCGCCGGCGTTCTGGCGGCCGGCGCGAGCGTCGCCGCCCGTCAGAATGCCGACGGCAAGCCGGTGCCGAAGGCGGCCGTCGCCCAGACGGCACCTGGGGCCGAAAAGCCCACGGAGAAGGCCACCGAGACGGCCCCGGAGTCAGAGGCGCTCACGGTCGCCGACCGCGACTTTACACATCGGCTCGAAGCGCAGGGCCGCGCTTACAGAGGATTACAGGAACGACTCCAATCCGATCTGAGCGGGGTCAGGACCGACGCGGCCAAGGACAAGGCCCGAATCCTCTATCGCGCCCGCGTAGAGGCTATGATCCGGAACATCGAGAAGGAAGAGCCTGCCTCGAAGGCCGGTCGCGATCTGAAAACGGCGTTCCTGGGGTTCTTGAACAAGGGGCTTGATACGAAGGTCGCCGAACGTGACCCGAATCGAGGCTTCGGCGCTCCTCCGGTATTCCCTGGTTTCCAAGAGATTGGCCAGAGCTACATTGTCTCGTTGAATAAGCTGCTCGGGGACCTGGCGGCTCTGCGAGCTCCCGACGAGCAGGCGATGGCGCGAGACCTCCACCGGGAGAGACTGGCCGCCCTGGCGGAGTCCACCAGCGAGCCGGGATCTCCGCAGCGGGATCTCTATCGCGCGTATCTCGCCTTCCGCCAGCAGGTCGACGACAACCCGCAAACCTTGCAATTCGTCGCCTCAGAACGGCCTCCAACCGCAACGAAGAAGGCGAAGGCCGAGCCTCCGAAATCCGCCGCCCCGGCGAACACACAGCAGGCTGAGCAGGCCCCGGCCCCGAAGGTCGCCCAAGGCGGCGGCTTCGGGGGGGGCGGCATCGGCGGCCCGACGCCCGAAGAAATCCGCCAGGAGGTCGCCGGCCTGTCCGCCACGCTGGCCAAGTTCGACGAGAACCCGAAGAACAAGGCCATGCTTGAGGCCCTTGATCAGCCGATCACCCTGCGAACGACCGAAAAATCGACCCTTGGCGACGTGCTCAAGCAAATCAAAAACTCCGCACGCGTCGCCGACGGCAAGAAGCTCCCCGTCTACGTCGATCCGATTGGAATCGAGGAAGCCGGCGCGAGCCTCTCCTCGCCGGTCGCGATCGACCTGGAAGACGTGCCGCTCCGGTTCTCGCTCCGGCTCACGCTCAAGCAGCTCGGCCTGGCGTACTGCGTCCGCGACGGCGTGCTCATCATCAGTTCCCTCGAAGGCGTCCAGCAGGAATTGAAGGAAGCCGAGAGCGAGCTGATGAGCCTGCATCCCGATAAGGTCCTTTACGGACCGAACGGGCGACGATGGTACACCGACGGCATGGGAGTCATGGGCGGCATGGGCGGCGGAATGCGCTAA
- a CDS encoding RNA polymerase sigma factor, protein MTQVAGSRQGDYHQAIERLFNEGSVSGLSEVQLLERFAARHDEAAFAALVERHGPMVLGVCRRFLHDPNDVDDAFQAVFLVLVRKAGGLRQKDLLGNWLYGVACRVAVRARSTVAQRRAKAGPTGDAERLAVDRRRPLDEEPWETLSRDEGRSWLHEEVERLPRRYRQPVVACYFEGRTHEEAATLLNCPLGTVKGRLSRARDLLRKRLERRGLAVPAVALTAQLASPDLPASVPVPLASATVRSGLALATAGTSLMTTSAISTSVRALTQGVLHAMVVTHVKAVALPMTLVAAGVLAAGAGVVARQNPDGQPEAKQAAPAQPEAAKSKATVKPSDPTATASQPASKFSATFQFLSSIEGMHGRSTELFHHDLANAKTDADRISAHLRHRVRVATLIDVIYGEEHKDEASLNLKSIFVKQLRKDHGLSEEEAPIEKEAAKKALAEMAGTVGTGVERPSDKPESTVAKAAATMAPAPMVGAGGGGLGVGDDGGGGFGGGGGATDEPSAESYRLQIARVSAALSTLDKSPMNQAVLKALENPITLRSTEKTTLGQMLKQIKDSVKTADGKKIPIYVDPVALEEEEKTLEVPVVIDLEDVPLKFSLRLMLKQLGLAYCIRDGVLIISSLEGVQQELMEAQSEQMGLNPKAFPMMGGGMGGMGGGSGGMGGGMGGGQGMM, encoded by the coding sequence ATGACGCAGGTAGCGGGTTCGCGACAGGGCGATTACCACCAGGCGATCGAACGGCTGTTCAACGAAGGCTCGGTCTCCGGGCTCTCCGAAGTTCAGCTCCTGGAGCGGTTCGCCGCGCGCCACGACGAGGCGGCCTTCGCGGCGCTCGTCGAGCGGCACGGGCCGATGGTCCTGGGGGTCTGCCGCCGGTTCTTGCACGATCCCAACGACGTCGACGACGCGTTCCAGGCGGTGTTCCTCGTGCTCGTCCGCAAGGCGGGGGGACTTCGTCAGAAGGATTTGCTGGGCAACTGGCTCTATGGCGTCGCCTGCCGCGTGGCGGTCCGGGCGCGCTCGACGGTCGCTCAACGGCGGGCGAAAGCCGGGCCGACGGGCGATGCGGAGCGGCTGGCGGTCGATCGTCGTCGGCCGCTGGACGAGGAGCCGTGGGAGACGCTCAGCCGCGACGAGGGGCGAAGCTGGCTTCACGAGGAAGTCGAGCGGCTCCCCCGCCGCTACCGACAGCCGGTCGTCGCCTGCTACTTCGAGGGCCGCACCCACGAGGAAGCGGCGACCCTCCTCAACTGCCCGCTGGGGACGGTCAAGGGTCGGCTCTCCCGCGCCCGCGACCTGCTCCGCAAGCGGCTGGAACGTCGCGGCCTGGCGGTCCCGGCCGTCGCCCTCACGGCGCAGCTCGCTTCGCCCGACCTCCCTGCGTCGGTCCCCGTCCCTCTCGCTTCGGCAACCGTCCGCTCGGGCCTCGCCCTGGCGACGGCGGGCACCTCGCTGATGACCACCTCGGCGATTTCCACATCCGTCCGCGCCCTTACCCAAGGAGTGCTCCACGCCATGGTCGTCACCCACGTCAAGGCCGTCGCCCTACCCATGACCCTCGTCGCCGCCGGCGTCCTCGCCGCCGGCGCGGGCGTCGTCGCCCGTCAAAACCCCGACGGCCAGCCGGAAGCCAAGCAAGCGGCGCCCGCTCAGCCAGAAGCGGCGAAATCGAAGGCAACAGTCAAACCGAGCGACCCGACGGCCACAGCCTCCCAACCGGCAAGCAAGTTCTCCGCAACTTTCCAATTCCTCTCGAGTATCGAGGGAATGCACGGGCGCTCGACGGAACTTTTCCATCATGACCTTGCGAACGCCAAGACCGACGCCGACCGGATCAGCGCCCACCTAAGACATCGCGTGCGCGTCGCGACACTCATCGACGTGATTTATGGTGAGGAGCATAAGGACGAGGCTTCGCTGAACCTCAAGTCCATTTTCGTCAAGCAATTGAGAAAGGATCACGGGCTTTCGGAGGAGGAAGCCCCAATCGAAAAGGAGGCCGCGAAGAAGGCCCTGGCGGAGATGGCGGGCACCGTGGGGACTGGCGTGGAGAGGCCTTCGGACAAGCCGGAGTCGACCGTCGCGAAAGCAGCCGCGACGATGGCCCCGGCGCCAATGGTGGGCGCCGGCGGAGGTGGGTTAGGGGTCGGCGACGACGGCGGAGGCGGGTTTGGGGGAGGAGGCGGCGCGACCGACGAGCCGTCGGCCGAGTCATACCGCCTCCAGATCGCCCGCGTCTCCGCGGCGCTGTCCACGCTCGATAAGAGCCCGATGAACCAGGCCGTGCTCAAGGCGCTCGAAAACCCGATCACGCTGCGGTCGACCGAGAAGACGACGCTCGGACAGATGCTCAAGCAGATCAAGGACTCGGTGAAGACCGCCGACGGCAAGAAGATCCCGATCTACGTCGACCCGGTCGCGCTTGAGGAGGAGGAGAAGACGCTCGAAGTCCCGGTCGTCATCGACCTGGAAGACGTGCCGCTCAAGTTCTCGCTCCGGCTCATGCTCAAACAGCTCGGCCTGGCGTACTGCATTCGCGACGGCGTGCTCATCATCAGCTCGCTCGAAGGCGTCCAGCAGGAATTGATGGAAGCCCAGAGCGAACAGATGGGCCTGAACCCCAAAGCGTTCCCGATGATGGGCGGCGGCATGGGAGGCATGGGAGGCGGTTCCGGCGGTATGGGAGGAGGCATGGGCGGCGGCCAGGGGATGATGTGA
- a CDS encoding tetratricopeptide repeat protein, protein MNPNTLVQARWDRLRAAYKADLPALTVARAREFVAENPECGPAWKMLGSALVELAQHREGEEALRRAIALCPPDKLWIPLAEMGHMYKSRGDFRAAAAWYRKAIDAVPDEASAHIYLGGVLAKAGRLHEAEAAHRAATLCKEGCRDEAFLNLGLVLRALERHDEAADCFEAALRLDPKYQAAKKALRDVRRTLQLFRGERRRRLRKQPLAATYHDGVRAPDAAVA, encoded by the coding sequence ATGAATCCGAATACGTTGGTACAGGCGCGGTGGGATCGTCTCCGGGCTGCGTACAAGGCGGACCTGCCGGCCTTGACGGTCGCCCGGGCGCGGGAGTTCGTCGCCGAGAATCCCGAATGCGGCCCCGCCTGGAAGATGCTCGGCTCGGCCCTCGTCGAGTTGGCCCAGCACCGGGAAGGGGAAGAGGCGTTGCGCCGGGCGATCGCGCTTTGCCCTCCTGACAAGCTCTGGATTCCGCTCGCCGAGATGGGCCACATGTACAAGTCGCGCGGCGATTTCCGGGCGGCGGCGGCCTGGTATCGCAAGGCGATCGACGCCGTTCCCGACGAGGCGAGCGCCCACATCTACCTCGGCGGCGTGCTCGCGAAGGCGGGCCGCTTGCACGAGGCCGAGGCCGCTCACCGCGCTGCGACGCTCTGCAAGGAAGGCTGTCGCGACGAGGCGTTCCTTAACCTCGGCCTGGTCCTCCGCGCCCTGGAACGCCACGACGAGGCCGCCGATTGCTTCGAGGCCGCCCTGCGGCTCGACCCGAAATACCAGGCCGCCAAGAAGGCCCTCCGCGACGTCCGCCGCACGCTCCAACTGTTCCGAGGCGAGCGCCGGCGGCGGCTCCGCAAACAGCCGCTCGCCGCAACCTACCACGACGGCGTCCGCGCGCCGGATGCCGCCGTGGCCTGA